From Spirosoma agri, one genomic window encodes:
- a CDS encoding GSCFA domain-containing protein, whose product MQFHTEISPEPLPHRIGLKSRIVTIGSCFAEVMGRRLTDHKLAVLDNPFGTVFNPTSIAKLLTAALYGGAPDETLYVERNGVWFHYDFHSSLWANSRNELHDKLTERLAQTGDAIRQADFLFLTLGSAIVYRHIETGKVVANCHKMPGQLFEKYLYQIDHLRDDLTRSLKTLRRINPQLKILLTVSPVRHIRDTLPLNQVSKSLLRALAHELTVWNDWVSYFPAYELMVDDLRDYRFYEADLIHPNAQAHDYIFAKLAESAFDTDLQDFIKEWAQVRKSLFHRPLYGDSPAHHQFLRKLFAQLQGLSERVDVSAELAEVHRRLNWEENTESQDTDREEETKEFV is encoded by the coding sequence ATGCAGTTTCATACCGAAATTTCACCTGAACCTCTCCCCCATCGTATTGGTCTGAAGAGCCGTATCGTGACGATTGGTTCGTGCTTTGCCGAAGTCATGGGCCGTCGCCTGACCGACCACAAGCTAGCCGTTCTGGATAACCCCTTTGGTACAGTCTTCAATCCAACGTCAATCGCCAAACTGCTGACAGCAGCCCTTTACGGCGGTGCTCCTGATGAAACGCTTTATGTAGAACGCAATGGTGTTTGGTTTCATTACGATTTTCATTCATCGCTCTGGGCCAACAGCCGGAACGAATTGCACGATAAACTGACCGAGCGTTTGGCCCAAACCGGCGATGCCATTCGACAGGCCGATTTTCTGTTTCTCACGCTTGGCTCGGCGATCGTTTACCGGCACATTGAAACGGGTAAAGTCGTCGCCAACTGCCATAAAATGCCGGGACAGCTTTTTGAGAAATACCTGTACCAGATCGATCATCTCCGCGATGACCTGACGCGTTCCCTAAAAACGCTGCGCAGAATCAATCCCCAATTAAAAATCCTGCTGACAGTGAGTCCCGTGCGGCATATCCGCGATACGTTGCCGCTCAACCAGGTCAGTAAATCCCTGTTGCGCGCACTGGCCCACGAACTGACGGTCTGGAACGATTGGGTATCGTATTTTCCGGCCTACGAACTGATGGTTGACGATCTGCGTGATTATCGATTTTACGAAGCCGATCTGATTCATCCCAATGCGCAGGCCCATGATTATATTTTTGCCAAACTTGCTGAAAGTGCCTTCGACACCGATCTTCAGGACTTCATCAAGGAGTGGGCTCAGGTTCGTAAATCGCTGTTTCATCGGCCTCTTTACGGCGATAGTCCGGCTCATCACCAGTTTTTGCGCAAGTTATTCGCCCAATTGCAGGGCTTATCGGAGCGAGTGGACGTTTCGGCGGAACTGGCAGAGGTGCATCGTCGTTTAAACTGGGAAGAAAACACGGAAAGCCAGGACACAGACCGGGAAGAAGAGACGAAAGAGTTCGTTTAA
- a CDS encoding Mrp/NBP35 family ATP-binding protein gives MSDYQLSKEAVLQALSTVEEPDLKNDLVSLNMVKDIELGIGQVRFTVVLTTPACPLKEVIRKRCEDAIHAHIGPEIEVKINMVSDVTSTRANAPTLPGVKNIIAVSSGKGGVGKSTVTANLAIALHKSGAKVGIIDADIYGPSMPTMFGAENIQPRIYQVDGQTKMEPIQQFGIKILSMGFLVAPGQAIVWRGTMAGRALQQFFSDAEWGELDYLLIDLPPGTGDIHLTLVQTVPVTGAIIVTTPQKVALADATKGLAMFRQPQINVPVLGVIENMSFFTPAELPDHKYYIFGKGGGKELADQFDVPLLGQIPLVQSIREAGDEGRPAISIGEPIASNAFRSAAEALAQQVAIRNSTIDRTQRVELA, from the coding sequence ATGTCTGATTATCAATTATCGAAAGAAGCTGTCTTACAGGCCTTAAGCACCGTCGAAGAGCCTGATCTGAAAAATGATCTGGTTTCGCTCAACATGGTGAAAGATATCGAGCTGGGAATTGGCCAGGTTCGATTTACTGTCGTACTGACCACCCCAGCCTGCCCGCTGAAAGAGGTTATCCGGAAACGGTGCGAAGATGCCATTCATGCGCACATCGGACCCGAAATCGAGGTTAAGATCAACATGGTTTCGGACGTTACCTCGACGCGGGCCAATGCACCAACGCTGCCGGGGGTGAAAAATATTATTGCCGTGTCGTCTGGTAAGGGCGGAGTCGGGAAATCGACCGTAACGGCAAACCTGGCAATTGCGTTGCACAAGTCCGGCGCTAAAGTAGGCATCATCGACGCCGACATTTATGGTCCGTCCATGCCGACGATGTTCGGTGCCGAAAATATCCAGCCACGGATTTATCAGGTAGATGGCCAGACCAAGATGGAGCCGATCCAGCAGTTTGGCATCAAGATTCTGTCGATGGGTTTTCTGGTGGCACCGGGTCAGGCAATTGTTTGGCGCGGCACAATGGCCGGACGGGCTCTCCAGCAGTTCTTTTCCGATGCCGAGTGGGGCGAGTTAGACTACCTGCTTATCGACCTGCCACCGGGAACAGGCGATATTCACCTGACGCTGGTGCAAACGGTGCCGGTGACGGGGGCAATTATCGTGACGACTCCGCAGAAAGTAGCCCTGGCCGATGCGACAAAGGGACTGGCCATGTTTCGGCAACCCCAGATCAACGTACCCGTGCTGGGCGTTATCGAAAATATGTCATTCTTCACGCCCGCCGAGCTGCCTGATCATAAGTATTACATCTTCGGCAAAGGCGGTGGGAAAGAGCTGGCGGATCAGTTTGATGTTCCGCTGCTGGGCCAGATTCCGCTCGTACAGAGCATTCGTGAAGCGGGTGATGAAGGTCGTCCGGCCATTAGCATCGGCGAACCGATAGCGAGCAATGCCTTCCGGTCAGCCGCCGAAGCACTCGCTCAGCAGGTCGCTATCCGGAACTCGACCATCGATCGCACCCAGCGCGTTGAATTAGCGTAA
- the rpsF gene encoding 30S ribosomal protein S6: MFPNNYETVFILTPVLSEIQIKDTVDKFRKVLTDNGAELVHEENMGLRKLAYPIQHKNTGYYQLFEFKAPGTIIEKLNTEYLRDERIIRHLTVSLDKHAVAYNDRKKNGLVGKKKQTENAGEAK, from the coding sequence ATGTTTCCTAATAACTACGAAACGGTGTTCATTTTAACTCCCGTTTTATCTGAGATTCAGATAAAGGACACCGTTGACAAGTTTCGCAAAGTGCTGACCGACAACGGTGCGGAACTCGTTCACGAAGAAAACATGGGCCTCCGCAAACTGGCCTATCCAATTCAGCACAAGAACACGGGTTACTACCAACTCTTTGAGTTCAAGGCTCCCGGCACGATCATCGAGAAACTCAACACCGAGTATCTCCGTGATGAGCGTATCATCCGTCACCTGACGGTTTCGCTCGATAAACACGCTGTTGCTTACAATGACCGCAAGAAGAACGGCCTAGTGGGTAAGAAAAAACAAACTGAAAACGCCGGGGAGGCCAAGTAA
- a CDS encoding D-alanine--D-alanine ligase family protein, whose amino-acid sequence MKIGIFFGGPAREREVSYAGGRTALANLDKGLFEPVLVFVDGRGRFRLVEPDFLDFLSLRDALPQDSSGFSVYDESLDIAVLEATLPEIRPENFRDHFDLAFLAMHGPDCEDGAVQGLLEWYKMPYTGPGLVGSAVGINKILQNELIALANGQQKKTATISRDAYEKADKAQFFQSLTSHLGLPIVVKAPHQGSSIGVVIVREPDLAQFCRAVEQCFFTMTIQPDGWSKLSEWAGLSTDAKHELAQKMVSLDSGISFPVVIEQTGEVIRHPGDFVKKLDALTATSALTTSTLASLNAEDEVLFEEFISGQEFSCGVIQDDDQIAIALPPTEIYNVTSFDFESKYKLNTTKKRIPVETTLENNRKIQQAVADVFTRLGINVYSRIDGFLTPDGRVLLHDPNTIPGMSPSSLIFKQMAEIGLDLSKSLTYLIRQSLRERIRTGKDTFHLKQLLADLDAQLANRKANPLPERVISFGSSDEELAAAKQQYNELAAAGTVRPSLMYIKSKAEAHEIPVHFLFKDTIADLEAALSQPRHPLLLETAERTAHITERYT is encoded by the coding sequence GTGAAAATAGGCATTTTCTTCGGGGGGCCGGCGCGTGAGCGTGAGGTGTCCTATGCAGGTGGGCGTACTGCTCTGGCAAATTTAGATAAAGGCTTGTTCGAGCCAGTTCTGGTATTTGTAGATGGCCGGGGACGGTTCAGGCTCGTGGAACCCGATTTTCTGGATTTTCTGTCACTGCGCGACGCACTGCCCCAGGATAGTTCAGGTTTTTCAGTCTATGACGAATCGCTCGACATCGCGGTACTGGAAGCCACCTTACCCGAAATCCGTCCCGAGAATTTTCGAGATCACTTCGATCTGGCCTTTCTGGCGATGCACGGCCCCGATTGCGAAGACGGCGCTGTGCAGGGACTACTGGAGTGGTATAAGATGCCTTACACCGGACCGGGCCTGGTTGGGTCGGCGGTGGGTATCAACAAGATTCTGCAAAACGAACTGATTGCGCTGGCCAATGGTCAGCAGAAAAAAACCGCCACGATCAGCCGCGACGCGTACGAAAAAGCCGACAAAGCGCAGTTTTTCCAGTCGCTGACCAGTCATCTGGGTCTGCCGATCGTTGTGAAAGCTCCTCATCAGGGTTCATCCATTGGTGTGGTCATTGTTCGTGAGCCCGATCTGGCGCAATTCTGTCGGGCCGTCGAACAGTGCTTTTTTACGATGACCATTCAACCGGATGGCTGGAGCAAACTAAGCGAATGGGCTGGCTTATCGACCGATGCAAAGCACGAACTGGCGCAGAAAATGGTTAGCCTGGATTCGGGCATCAGCTTTCCGGTCGTTATCGAGCAAACGGGCGAAGTGATCCGGCACCCTGGCGATTTCGTAAAAAAACTCGATGCACTCACGGCTACATCAGCTCTGACAACCAGTACGCTGGCATCGCTAAATGCCGAAGATGAAGTACTGTTCGAGGAATTTATCAGCGGTCAGGAATTTTCGTGTGGCGTCATTCAGGACGACGACCAGATTGCTATTGCGCTGCCACCGACAGAAATCTATAACGTAACCAGCTTCGACTTCGAATCAAAATATAAGCTCAATACGACAAAAAAACGGATTCCGGTTGAAACGACGCTCGAAAACAACCGTAAGATTCAACAGGCTGTAGCCGACGTATTTACGCGCCTTGGCATCAACGTGTATTCACGGATTGACGGTTTTCTAACGCCCGACGGACGCGTGTTACTCCACGATCCAAACACAATTCCGGGCATGTCGCCATCGTCGCTTATCTTTAAACAGATGGCCGAAATCGGCCTCGATCTATCAAAATCGCTGACGTATCTCATTCGTCAGTCGCTGCGGGAGCGTATTCGTACCGGTAAAGATACGTTTCATCTGAAACAGCTGCTGGCAGATCTCGACGCGCAACTCGCCAACCGGAAGGCGAATCCGCTGCCCGAACGCGTGATTTCGTTCGGTTCCAGCGATGAAGAACTGGCCGCAGCGAAGCAGCAGTACAACGAACTGGCCGCAGCGGGTACCGTCCGACCATCGCTCATGTACATCAAAAGCAAGGCCGAAGCGCACGAAATACCGGTTCACTTTCTGTTTAAGGATACAATCGCCGATCTGGAGGCAGCCTTGAGCCAGCCCCGCCATCCGCTCCTGTTGGAAACCGCCGAACGAACTGCCCATATCACCGAAC
- the rpsR gene encoding 30S ribosomal protein S18, translating to MSLQNESVSKTENRKKYDRFKKAGIKYIDYKDGNFLLKLLNEQGKILPRRLTGTSLKNQRKVAQAVKRARHLAILPYVGDSLK from the coding sequence ATGAGTTTGCAAAACGAATCAGTCTCGAAAACCGAGAACCGCAAAAAATACGACCGCTTCAAGAAAGCCGGTATCAAATACATCGACTACAAAGACGGCAACTTCCTGCTGAAACTGTTGAACGAACAGGGTAAGATTCTTCCCCGTCGGTTAACGGGTACAAGCCTGAAAAACCAGCGCAAAGTAGCCCAGGCCGTTAAACGCGCTCGTCATCTGGCCATACTGCCGTACGTAGGCGATTCTCTGAAATAA
- a CDS encoding NifU family protein — METVVNNDQLITKIERALDSMRPYLAADGGNVKVLEVTDDKTVRLELMGSCGSCPMSAMTFKGGLEEAILRAVPEITKVEAVNITPAF; from the coding sequence ATGGAGACGGTAGTTAACAACGACCAACTAATTACGAAGATTGAACGAGCGCTCGACAGCATGCGGCCTTATCTGGCTGCTGACGGCGGCAACGTGAAAGTGCTGGAAGTGACCGACGACAAAACTGTACGCCTTGAACTTATGGGTTCGTGCGGCTCGTGTCCGATGTCGGCTATGACTTTCAAAGGCGGTCTGGAAGAAGCAATTCTACGGGCGGTTCCTGAAATCACAAAAGTTGAAGCGGTCAACATTACACCTGCCTTTTAA
- a CDS encoding DUF423 domain-containing protein: MKFFIQAGAVLGLLGVGIGAFGAHALRAMLDASGRSDTFETAVKYQFYHALALVLVGMLMQLFGSNPSIVKLLNWAGYSFLGGTLIFSGSLYILCFTGVTWLGAITPLGGVGMIAGWALLLWAFL, from the coding sequence ATGAAATTTTTTATTCAGGCAGGTGCTGTTTTAGGGTTGCTGGGCGTCGGGATTGGCGCATTTGGTGCTCATGCATTGCGGGCAATGCTCGACGCATCGGGGCGGAGTGACACGTTTGAAACCGCCGTCAAGTACCAGTTTTACCACGCCCTCGCGCTGGTATTGGTGGGTATGTTGATGCAGTTGTTCGGGAGCAACCCGTCCATTGTGAAATTGCTTAACTGGGCGGGGTACTCCTTTTTGGGGGGGACGCTGATTTTTTCCGGTTCCCTCTATATTCTTTGCTTTACGGGTGTGACGTGGCTGGGTGCCATTACACCGTTGGGCGGAGTTGGTATGATTGCGGGCTGGGCACTCTTGCTCTGGGCGTTTTTATAA
- a CDS encoding peptide chain release factor 3 encodes MQTNIQAETARRRTFAIISHPDAGKTTLTEKLLLFGGAIQTAGAVKSNKIKKSATSDFMEIEKQRGISVATSVMTFEYDNLKINILDTPGHKDFAEDTYRTLTAVDSVILVIDCVKGVEEQTERLMEVCRMRDTPVIIFINKLDREGRNPFDLLDELEEKLNIRVRPMTWPVNMGSDFKGVYSLIEKKLYFFKVNKTKVEDDVLPIELADSLLDQKVGERDAAQLREDVELIEGVYDSFDRQAYMDGQLAPVFFGSAVNNFGVKELLEGFCDISPEPIARPTDKREVLPGEKNFSGFVFKIHANLDPRHRDRIAFLRICSGVFERGKFYHHTRLDKNVRFASPFSFMADSKSVVEEGFPGDVVGLYDTGTFKIGDTLTEGEELQFQGIPSFSPEIFKELVNLDPMKSKQLDKGIQQLTDEGVAQLFTLELGNRKFVGTVGELQFEVIQYRLENEYGAKCRWVPLNYTKACWITAENPAKLAEFIRLKGNQIAYDKDLNPVFLAESDWMLRMNQQNNPDIQFHLTSEFKVAV; translated from the coding sequence ATGCAAACCAATATACAGGCTGAAACCGCCCGTCGACGGACGTTCGCCATCATTAGTCACCCTGACGCCGGTAAAACGACATTAACTGAGAAGTTACTTCTCTTTGGTGGCGCTATTCAAACGGCGGGCGCGGTGAAATCCAACAAAATCAAGAAGTCGGCTACTTCCGACTTCATGGAAATCGAAAAGCAGCGGGGTATTTCGGTCGCTACGTCGGTGATGACGTTTGAATACGATAACCTTAAAATCAATATTCTTGATACCCCTGGTCACAAAGACTTTGCGGAAGACACTTACCGGACGCTGACCGCCGTTGACAGCGTTATTCTGGTGATCGACTGCGTAAAAGGCGTTGAGGAACAAACCGAACGATTAATGGAAGTGTGCCGGATGCGCGATACGCCGGTCATCATTTTTATCAATAAACTCGACCGCGAAGGCCGTAATCCGTTCGATCTGCTCGACGAACTCGAAGAGAAGCTCAACATTCGCGTTCGGCCAATGACATGGCCGGTCAATATGGGTTCCGACTTTAAAGGTGTTTATAGCCTGATCGAAAAAAAATTATATTTCTTCAAAGTCAACAAAACTAAAGTCGAAGATGATGTTCTGCCGATCGAACTGGCTGATTCATTATTAGACCAGAAAGTGGGCGAGCGGGATGCTGCCCAGCTTCGGGAAGATGTGGAGTTAATCGAAGGGGTGTATGACTCGTTCGACCGGCAGGCGTATATGGACGGTCAGCTGGCTCCGGTGTTTTTTGGATCGGCGGTTAATAATTTTGGTGTGAAAGAGTTGCTGGAAGGCTTCTGCGACATCTCACCCGAACCTATTGCGCGTCCAACCGACAAGCGGGAAGTGCTACCCGGTGAAAAGAATTTTAGCGGCTTTGTCTTTAAAATTCACGCCAATCTTGATCCGCGCCACCGCGACCGGATCGCGTTTCTGCGTATCTGTTCGGGGGTTTTTGAGCGCGGGAAATTCTACCACCACACGCGCCTGGACAAGAATGTCCGCTTTGCTTCGCCGTTCAGCTTTATGGCCGATAGTAAAAGTGTCGTTGAAGAAGGCTTTCCCGGCGATGTTGTCGGTCTGTACGATACCGGTACGTTTAAGATCGGTGATACGCTGACAGAAGGGGAGGAGTTACAGTTTCAGGGTATTCCAAGTTTTTCGCCCGAGATCTTCAAAGAGCTTGTTAACCTGGACCCTATGAAATCCAAACAGTTGGACAAAGGGATTCAGCAGTTGACCGATGAAGGCGTGGCGCAGTTATTTACGCTTGAACTGGGGAATCGTAAGTTCGTCGGAACGGTTGGTGAACTGCAATTTGAAGTGATCCAGTATCGTCTGGAAAATGAATACGGGGCCAAGTGCCGGTGGGTGCCGCTGAACTATACGAAAGCCTGCTGGATCACCGCCGAAAATCCGGCTAAACTCGCTGAATTTATCCGCTTAAAAGGCAACCAGATCGCTTACGACAAAGACCTGAATCCGGTCTTTCTGGCCGAATCGGACTGGATGTTGCGCATGAATCAGCAGAACAATCCCGACATCCAGTTCCACCTCACCTCGGAGTTCAAAGTGGCGGTTTAG
- the rplI gene encoding 50S ribosomal protein L9 — protein sequence MDIILKTDIAGLGYKNDTVAVKPGYGRNYLIPQGFAMMATDSNKKIVAENIRQAAHKAEKIKNDAQAIADGIGDIVLTIPAKAGDSGKIFGRVTNTQVADALREKGFDIDRKKITVDDVKTLGTYEASLDLHKDVKHKVKFEVVAAE from the coding sequence ATGGATATCATTTTAAAGACCGATATTGCCGGCCTGGGCTATAAGAACGACACCGTAGCGGTGAAGCCTGGTTACGGCCGCAACTACCTGATTCCTCAGGGATTTGCGATGATGGCGACTGACTCTAACAAGAAAATCGTTGCCGAAAACATTCGTCAGGCGGCTCACAAAGCCGAAAAAATCAAGAACGACGCACAGGCAATTGCTGATGGCATTGGTGATATTGTTCTGACCATCCCAGCGAAAGCGGGTGACAGCGGCAAAATCTTCGGTCGGGTTACCAACACCCAGGTAGCTGACGCCCTGCGCGAAAAAGGCTTCGACATCGACCGGAAGAAAATTACGGTTGATGACGTTAAGACGCTTGGCACCTACGAGGCTTCACTTGATCTGCACAAGGATGTGAAGCACAAAGTGAAATTTGAAGTAGTTGCTGCTGAATAA
- a CDS encoding YggS family pyridoxal phosphate-dependent enzyme, which translates to MIADTIRQIETELAGRAQLIAVTKTKPVELLREAYEAGCRMFGENKVQEMAEKQPQLPADVAWHLIGHLQTNKVKYIAPFVALIHSVDSLKLLQEINKQAAKQNRVIDCLLQIYIADEETKFGLSADEAEGLINDPTLENLLSIRIVGLMGLATNTDNEEQIRAEFRGLKQLYDKLGAIEGANLNFSELSMGMSGDYRIAVDEGSTLVRVGSAIFGSRT; encoded by the coding sequence ATGATTGCCGATACAATTCGTCAGATCGAAACCGAACTGGCTGGCCGCGCCCAGCTGATTGCCGTCACTAAAACCAAGCCTGTTGAGCTGTTGCGCGAGGCTTACGAGGCTGGTTGCCGGATGTTTGGTGAGAATAAGGTGCAGGAAATGGCGGAGAAACAGCCTCAGCTACCCGCCGATGTAGCGTGGCATCTGATTGGCCATCTGCAAACCAATAAAGTGAAATACATTGCCCCGTTTGTTGCCCTCATTCATTCGGTAGACAGCCTTAAACTGTTGCAGGAAATCAATAAACAAGCTGCCAAACAGAACCGAGTCATCGACTGTCTGCTGCAAATCTACATTGCCGATGAGGAAACCAAGTTCGGCCTGAGCGCAGATGAAGCCGAGGGTTTGATAAATGACCCGACTCTTGAGAATCTATTGAGCATTCGCATTGTTGGTCTAATGGGGCTGGCCACGAATACCGACAACGAGGAGCAGATTCGCGCTGAATTTCGCGGTTTGAAGCAGCTTTACGACAAACTCGGTGCGATAGAGGGCGCAAATCTGAATTTCTCCGAACTGTCGATGGGCATGAGTGGCGACTACCGCATCGCCGTTGACGAAGGCAGTACGCTGGTCCGGGTTGGCAGTGCAATTTTCGGGAGCAGAACATAA
- a CDS encoding DUF433 domain-containing protein: MAARELINVDPEIMDGVPVFRGTRVPIQHLLDHLEKQLDDR; this comes from the coding sequence ATCGCAGCTAGGGAATTAATAAATGTAGATCCCGAAATTATGGACGGAGTCCCTGTTTTTCGGGGTACACGCGTACCAATTCAGCACTTGCTTGATCACCTTGAAAAGCAACTCGACGATCGATGA